The Chryseolinea soli genome contains a region encoding:
- a CDS encoding BamA/TamA family outer membrane protein — MKSLSTLVMLICFFFIIVRGQSQSKKFDMHVFRDSLDGALDFSAFLITMRGFVPVPVIVTEPALGGFGLGVAPVFLKKRPPQIDTLAARIKVTPTAPDMTGGAAFYTLNKTWGLLAFQSGTWLKARSKYRIAGGYANVNLSFYRTLHNTEQQFRFNLRTFPFMGYLLKGIRGTNWSVGLQYMMLHTKLKTDSESLPAFVTGKEVTSIVSMPSAVIEYDNRDNILTPNQGLRWRTSVGWSDNAFGSDYDYVKLTSYVNYYYPVLKNLIGGFRWEMQEVFNEPPFYLLPFIDLRGIPMARYQGNIFSLVETEWRWDFVRRWSVAGFIGTGKAYDTWSAFGEADWETSGGAGVRYLIARKFKLRCGVDLARGPEQWAYYIVFGSSWFR; from the coding sequence ATGAAATCGCTCAGTACGCTTGTCATGTTGATTTGTTTCTTCTTCATTATCGTTCGCGGTCAATCGCAATCAAAGAAATTTGACATGCACGTATTCCGCGATTCGCTGGATGGGGCGTTGGACTTCAGTGCATTTCTCATCACCATGCGCGGCTTTGTTCCCGTGCCCGTCATCGTCACGGAGCCGGCCCTTGGCGGGTTTGGGTTGGGCGTCGCGCCGGTGTTTTTGAAAAAGCGTCCGCCCCAGATCGACACGCTGGCCGCACGCATCAAAGTAACCCCGACAGCACCCGATATGACCGGTGGGGCTGCATTCTATACCCTGAACAAGACCTGGGGTTTGCTTGCCTTCCAGTCCGGCACATGGCTAAAAGCGCGCAGCAAATACCGCATTGCCGGTGGCTATGCCAACGTGAACCTTTCGTTCTACCGCACGCTCCATAACACCGAGCAACAATTCCGCTTCAACCTAAGGACCTTCCCCTTTATGGGCTACCTGCTCAAGGGCATCCGGGGAACGAACTGGAGCGTCGGGCTGCAGTACATGATGCTCCACACCAAACTGAAGACCGACTCCGAATCGCTCCCTGCGTTTGTGACCGGCAAAGAAGTGACCAGCATTGTGAGCATGCCCAGCGCGGTGATCGAATACGACAACCGCGACAATATCCTGACACCCAACCAAGGCTTGCGCTGGCGTACCAGCGTGGGATGGTCGGACAACGCTTTTGGCAGCGACTACGACTATGTGAAGCTGACCAGCTATGTAAACTACTACTACCCGGTATTGAAAAACCTGATCGGCGGGTTCCGGTGGGAGATGCAGGAGGTTTTCAACGAACCGCCTTTCTACCTGCTCCCCTTCATCGACTTGCGCGGCATCCCCATGGCACGCTACCAGGGCAACATCTTTTCACTGGTGGAGACCGAATGGCGATGGGATTTTGTGCGGCGATGGAGCGTCGCAGGATTTATCGGCACCGGCAAGGCCTACGATACGTGGAGTGCCTTTGGTGAAGCCGACTGGGAGACGAGTGGTGGCGCCGGGGTTCGCTATCTCATTGCCCGCAAATTCAAATTGCGCTGTGGTGTGGACCTCGCCCGCGGGCCTGAGCAATGGGCGTATTACATCGTGTTTGGCAGCTCGTGGTTCCGGTAA
- a CDS encoding outer membrane beta-barrel protein, which yields MRKALPIFLLLLVTVVVSRAQQNTFALSYTISFPMGSTSDFLSKTSFRGSTVDWRYALKPNVQIGASVGWYNFYEDRSFNSYTSSDGSTVASGKQYRYINTVPILILADYSFASSDEQKMKPFAGLGIGTTYTRQDTDMGQFTFRDDDWQFTLAPEAGVKIGFQPGFNGYLCARYNNSFSTTYMDTQSYLSLNIGMAIDF from the coding sequence ATGAGAAAAGCACTCCCCATCTTCCTGCTGTTGCTCGTGACCGTTGTTGTCTCGAGGGCACAGCAAAACACGTTTGCCCTGTCGTATACCATCTCCTTCCCGATGGGTTCCACCAGCGACTTCTTATCCAAGACCAGCTTTCGGGGTTCCACCGTGGACTGGCGCTATGCGCTGAAGCCCAATGTTCAAATCGGGGCCAGCGTGGGCTGGTATAACTTCTACGAGGACCGAAGCTTTAACAGCTACACATCTTCTGATGGAAGCACGGTAGCCAGCGGCAAGCAATACCGCTACATCAACACCGTGCCCATCCTCATCCTGGCCGACTACTCCTTCGCTAGCAGCGACGAGCAGAAGATGAAGCCCTTCGCCGGTCTGGGCATCGGCACCACCTACACGCGCCAGGACACAGACATGGGCCAGTTCACATTCCGTGACGACGACTGGCAGTTCACGCTGGCGCCCGAGGCCGGCGTTAAGATCGGATTTCAGCCGGGGTTCAACGGCTACCTCTGCGCGCGCTACAACAACAGTTTTTCCACGACCTACATGGATACGCAATCCTACCTATCGTTGAACATCGGAATGGCCATTGACTTCTAA
- a CDS encoding DUF4136 domain-containing protein: protein MKRHYKKGFGSVLLGVVMLSFAGCYERGADYVEDFDIVVTKHDTKFDFKKLHTYAIPDKVVKITGNLVQGDDLEFVSDVYAKVILDNIKKNLDAYGWAMVDKNANPDVIILPTSMSSTVIYYYYDWWYWGWYYPYDPWGWYYPYYPYYGGSYTTGSLFIQMTYPDGITAAGNIPVIWSGVLNGLLEGSTANINARIATGIDQAFTQSPFLKLTNN, encoded by the coding sequence ATGAAAAGACATTACAAAAAAGGATTCGGTTCCGTACTGCTTGGGGTCGTCATGTTAAGCTTTGCGGGATGCTATGAACGAGGTGCGGACTACGTCGAGGACTTCGATATTGTCGTGACAAAACATGACACAAAATTTGACTTCAAAAAGCTTCACACCTATGCCATCCCCGATAAGGTTGTCAAGATCACCGGCAATTTAGTGCAGGGCGATGATCTCGAATTTGTCAGCGATGTGTATGCGAAAGTCATCCTGGACAACATCAAGAAAAATCTTGACGCCTACGGTTGGGCGATGGTGGACAAGAATGCCAATCCGGATGTGATCATTCTACCTACCTCCATGTCGTCGACCGTGATCTATTACTATTACGACTGGTGGTATTGGGGTTGGTATTATCCCTACGATCCCTGGGGTTGGTATTATCCTTACTACCCATACTACGGAGGGTCCTACACTACGGGAAGCCTATTCATCCAGATGACCTACCCCGATGGCATCACAGCCGCCGGCAACATCCCCGTCATTTGGTCGGGGGTCCTGAATGGACTATTGGAAGGCAGCACGGCCAACATCAACGCCCGTATTGCTACAGGCATCGACCAGGCCTTCACGCAATCGCCCTTTTTAAAATTGACCAACAACTAA